Proteins encoded in a region of the Vicia villosa cultivar HV-30 ecotype Madison, WI linkage group LG5, Vvil1.0, whole genome shotgun sequence genome:
- the LOC131603017 gene encoding uncharacterized protein LOC131603017 isoform X1 — protein sequence MEIFSEGRVSEGRDSPFFLTSAFEILLSFSPVRSRFSFLSHQCGFTMPHRTRPMTALLLFTSLNAVLCATITPVYDFVCFLPYWERRRERRRLEREASNHQRI from the exons ATGGAAATTTTCAGCGAAGGTCGAGTGAGCGAAGGTCGGGATTCTCCTTTCTTTCTCACCAGTGCGTTCGAGATTCTCCTTTCTTTCTCACCAGTGCGTTCGAGATTCTCCTTCCTCTCTCATCAGTGCG GTTTTACAATGCCTCATAGAACCAGACCCATGACTGCACTCTTGTTGTTCACTTCACTAAATGCAGTTTTGTGTGCAACCATTACACCCGTCTATGATTTCGTTTGCTTTCTTCCTTACTGGGAAAGAAGg AGAGAAAGGCGTCGTCTGGAACGCGAAGCTTCTAACCATCAAAGGATCTAG
- the LOC131603017 gene encoding uncharacterized protein LOC131603017 isoform X2 yields MEIFSEGRVSEGRDSPFFLTSFTMPHRTRPMTALLLFTSLNAVLCATITPVYDFVCFLPYWERRRERRRLEREASNHQRI; encoded by the exons ATGGAAATTTTCAGCGAAGGTCGAGTGAGCGAAGGTCGGGATTCTCCTTTCTTTCTCACCA GTTTTACAATGCCTCATAGAACCAGACCCATGACTGCACTCTTGTTGTTCACTTCACTAAATGCAGTTTTGTGTGCAACCATTACACCCGTCTATGATTTCGTTTGCTTTCTTCCTTACTGGGAAAGAAGg AGAGAAAGGCGTCGTCTGGAACGCGAAGCTTCTAACCATCAAAGGATCTAG